CGAGAGTTCGGCGCGAGAGAGTTCGGCGCGAGCGAACTGAGCGCTCAGGACGGTGCCCTGATCTCACTCAATCGCAAGTGGTGTGCCGATCGGTCGCGCAAGATGCGCAAAAATTGCTAGAGCCCGCCGCCGCAGGTGATGAAGAGCTTGAGATAGAGCTCATGCTCGCTTGCCGGATGTGTTTCGAACAACTGCATGTCGGCCTTCCATAAAGTGATTCCTGCACCCTAACACCAAACGCGCTGAATCGCAACCGCAGTGAAACGCTTATCGCTCGACGCAATTCAGCGCTTCTTCGAGGTTCCCGGAAATCGCATGGTCGCGGCGAGGATGCTGCAAAGGATGAAGCCGAGCAAGAGCCCGAGCGCGACAACGCCGAGGAAGGCAAACGGGGGCGGGATGATGCTCTCGATGCCGTGATTGAGCGAGACACCGAAGATCGAACAGAGCGTGACGATGGGAAAGAAGAAAGCGGCGAGCAGATTGAGCCGATGCGAGGCGAGCGCCATTTGATGGGAAGCCGCGGTTTGCTCTTCGGTTTTTTTGGCGAGCGCGAAGTCGAGCGCGGTCTGGACTTCGCCCAGCAACAACTCAGCTGCCCGTTCAATTTCATAAGCCCGGTCGCGAAAGTTGATCAGGTCGCGATCGCTGGAAATCAGCGTACGAGCTTCCTGTAATGCAGCGTGCAGATTGCGAGTCGTGCGATGGAGTGGTCCCATGGCCTCGATGATGCGAAACATCTCGTCGACAGTGCTCGCGTTATCTTCCAAGCGGTCGAACTTATCGACCAGATCACTGAACTCACTCAAATGCTTTGCGAGCGCCGCCGCCCCTGGCCCAAGATCGCTCGACAGCCAGTTGCCATCGGGTTTGCGCCAGAAGAATCGACCTTGTCGTTCGCTTTCGTTCGCCTTGGGCAACTTGTGCAAGACGAGCAACAAGTGTCCGTCGGCCATCATCGCCCGCTGTCGTCCGACCTTATCGCCCAAGCGCTCGCGGATTCCAGCAGGAATGTCCCAGGTGGGAGGCAAGATGTTCTTTACAACGGGCATCGAGTGTTCTCTGGGTCAGGGAAATGCAGAATGTAGAACGCAGAATGCAGAATCAGGAAAGAACCGAATGGCATTTCATTCTGCATTCTGACTTCTTCCTTCTGCATTTAAGGACTGTGCCAGCCGCCTTGCTCATGAAAGGCAATCACCGCGTCGACCAGTTCGTCGGGGCCATCTCGCAGCACGTCGCAGGCGGGCAGGCCAAACTCGGCTTTCACGCGAGCTCGTTCTGCTGCTGCGGCAGCGGCGTCGACCCGGCGACTGTTGATCGCAATGCCGATCACCTGGCAGCTCTGATGGATATTCGCCATCAGCTCGAACATCTTTTTAATTTCCGCAAGTGGTGGAATCTTCACGCTTTCCACGCCGGTGACCGTGTCGCGGCCGATCTCGTAACACAAAATTAACGCTTGCGGCGCACAGCCATGCAGCAAGCTGAGCGTGACACCGGAATAGGAAGGATGGACGAGGCTCCCCTGTCCTTCGACGAGCAGAATCTGATGATGCTGATGTTCGAGCACCATTTTCTCGGCAGCACCCGAGACAAAGTCGGCGACGATGCAATCGATGGGGAGGCCGTCCCCTTCGATCATAATGCCCGTCTGACCGGTGGCGATGAACTTGGCATCCCAGCCCTTCTTCTTCAGGCCGTTGGTGACTTCGACCGAGACTACCATCTTGCCAATGCTGCAATCGTGACCGACCGTATGGACGCGCAGACAATCGGGTCTCAATCCCTTGCGGCGAGCGATCGACTTCTCACTATTAGAGCGAACATCGACCAGCTTCACGCCAGCCGCGGTCGCGGCCTGCTTGAACTCGGCATCGTTGTTCAGAAAGTCGTGCAGTCCGGAGACGACATCCATCTTGCGGCCTATGGCCTGCAAAATGATCTTGCGCCAACTGGCGGGAATCTTGCCACCCGGCGGCGCAATGCCGAGGAGCAGCGTGTTGGCAGAGGGCGCTTCGTCGAGGTTCGCAATGACCGGCACAGGTTCGCCGGTGGTCACCGCGAACAGATCGCGCGAGTTCTTGCCGACCTGCGTGCTATCGAGCATGGCAACCACTTCTTCGCGGCGGTAGCGAATGACATTGGCTGCCGTTTTTCCTGCATGGGGTTCCGAGTGACCTTCGGTGAGGCAAACAATTTTGCGAGACGTCATGGATGGGCTAACCGCAAATGACAGGGTGGAAATTGCGCGGGCTAGCGCGGCTGGATGCAGACGCGCTTCCGCTGAAAGAACTTTCAGCGGATTGTACTGCAAGGAGCGAGAAGTTGCTCCTTGCCAGGCGCGAAGATACGCCGGCGGAATGAATCCACCAGCGCAGCAAAAAGGGCGGGTCCATCGATCCTGATGAAGCCCGCCCAACACGGGAGTGAGAAAGCCTGTGTTTCGACGCAGCAGCGGGTGCGAACTGCGTACACTCAACTCTATGTCTGACCGGGGCCCTGTCAATTCAAAGCATGAGGGGAAAACTTCTGGCCGGTGGAAAAAGTTCAATCGCGGGCCGGTTGTGCAGACTTTGCTCGACTTGCGGCAGCCCCGCGAACCATCGGCAATCGATATACTTCGGAGAGTGTTCTGTCTGTAACGCTTGCCAAGAAAAAACTGCCATGAATCCCGAGCTGAGCACCGCCCTGAATCGCTGGCCGGAACTCGACGTCATCGCCGTGGGGGCCCATCCCGACGATGTGGAGATTGCCTGCGGCGGCACGCTCGCCAAACTGGTGAAGCAAGGGTATCGCGTTGGCATTATCGACCTGACCGATGGCGAGCCGACGCCGCGCTCGCCGGGGCCGGAAGTGCGCCTGGCCGAAGCGCGCAAGGCAGCGGAGAAACTGGGTGTGCAAGTGCGCGTGACGCTCGACCTGCCCAATCGCCGGTTGTTCGATAGTTTTGAAGCACGCGTGGCGCTAGCGAAGGAGTTTCGGAAGTATCGACCACGGGTCGTCATCGGTTTTGGCGATAAGACTCCGCTCGCCTCGCCCGATCATTGGCAAGCGATGCAAATTACCGATGCAGCTGTCTTCTACGCGCGGCTGACAAAGTGGGATCACCACTTCGAAGACTTGCCGGTGCATGTGATTGCCTCGCAGCTTTACTTTCGCCTGGCGTTCGAGCCCGCGAACTTGCAAGGCTTTCCCAGCCACTTCACCGTCGATATTACCGAAACGCTGGAAGCGAAATTGGCTTCCGTCGCCTGTTACGAAACGCAGTTCCCCAAGGAGAAGGCGTACGTCTTCGACCGAGTGAAGGGAGCCGCGCTCATTGCTGGTGCAGCCAGTGGCTTTCACGCCGGCGAAACTTTCGTCAGTGTCCGTCCGCTCGGTGCGATCGATCTGGTAAAGACCGCGCTCGGACAAGTGTAGGTTCCGCTTCTCGAAAAGCCGATCACCGGAGAAGCGCCGTGAGATTGGTGTAGTCATCGGTCCAGAGCGGAATGTTGCGCGGGTGACGGAGGTAGTCGGGTAGATCGTCGATCTGGTCGCGGGTTTGCGCAAGGAACGTTTCGTCCTTGGAGAGAAGCATGTAGTAGTTGCGATAAAGCAGGCGGTCGAGATCGCCCTGTTGATAGATGCGGCGATAACCAAAACCCGCCTGGTCGGCCAGTTTGCTGACGACGGGAAAGAGGTCGAGGTGGGTGTTGGTGATGTGTACGACAAGCAGACCGCCCGGGGCCAGGTGTTGCTGATAGACGTCGAACGCTTCCCGCGTGAGCAGGTGCGTGGGAATGGAGTCGCCGGAAAAAGCGTCGACAACGAGCAGGTCGAACTTCTGGCTGCCGCCAGCTTTGAGCTCC
Above is a window of Anatilimnocola aggregata DNA encoding:
- a CDS encoding DUF1611 domain-containing protein, with amino-acid sequence MTSRKIVCLTEGHSEPHAGKTAANVIRYRREEVVAMLDSTQVGKNSRDLFAVTTGEPVPVIANLDEAPSANTLLLGIAPPGGKIPASWRKIILQAIGRKMDVVSGLHDFLNNDAEFKQAATAAGVKLVDVRSNSEKSIARRKGLRPDCLRVHTVGHDCSIGKMVVSVEVTNGLKKKGWDAKFIATGQTGIMIEGDGLPIDCIVADFVSGAAEKMVLEHQHHQILLVEGQGSLVHPSYSGVTLSLLHGCAPQALILCYEIGRDTVTGVESVKIPPLAEIKKMFELMANIHQSCQVIGIAINSRRVDAAAAAAERARVKAEFGLPACDVLRDGPDELVDAVIAFHEQGGWHSP
- a CDS encoding PIG-L family deacetylase; amino-acid sequence: MNPELSTALNRWPELDVIAVGAHPDDVEIACGGTLAKLVKQGYRVGIIDLTDGEPTPRSPGPEVRLAEARKAAEKLGVQVRVTLDLPNRRLFDSFEARVALAKEFRKYRPRVVIGFGDKTPLASPDHWQAMQITDAAVFYARLTKWDHHFEDLPVHVIASQLYFRLAFEPANLQGFPSHFTVDITETLEAKLASVACYETQFPKEKAYVFDRVKGAALIAGAASGFHAGETFVSVRPLGAIDLVKTALGQV